The Plasmodium malariae genome assembly, contig: PmUG01_00_36, whole genome shotgun sequence region GCATTCGTCTATGTTATTATCACTATCTAAGGAATTTATGTATGCATCATTTTCTCTTATCCATTCTTTCAATTCTTCTCTGAAACAGTCTTCTCCTTCATaagcataatttttattattttttatattccctAAAACATCTCCGTTAATATCAGTTAAATTTTCCTCAATTTCTGGTTTAATATCTAAGTTTTTTCCTGTTATACATTCATTTATAGAATTATCGAAATGTGATTccatattttctatatactCCTCATTTTTACATTCCTCTAGTACCATCATAAATACTAGTATACACAgtttttctaataattttgttttaaagtatttatataatacttcataattttctttgttttccaattcttctttattcataaataatatatcatcCTTTCTTCCTTCATTTTCATATGTATctatcatattatatatttcctcTCTCAATTTTTCAAACAAGTCTTCTtccaaatatttttctacaaTAGTACCCTTCCTTGATACCCAACGTCtccatatatctttttttctttctaaaaatggatctttttcattttcatttgaaagatattttcttaatttttcactattttttatgtatgatCTTTCTTCTTTCCAATCATTTTTCAGATTGTTAAACCAATCCTTTTTTCTCAATTTTTCCAAAAACATTTTATGTCTTTCCACCCATTTACTCCATAgacttttttgtttttcaatttcattggtacttttaatattatccATTACTACTTCATCATCCTTTAAGTTAGTGTAAGttccattttctttttttgttaatacttCTTGGCATATTGCTAAAAATTCTCCTTTGTTATATTCCCATTCTTTATTTCTGCATTCTTCCAGTATTTCCATATGTACTTCTATAATAGTTATGGATCTGTCCTTTTTTCCgtataatacattttcatttttgttcatattatgttcttgtatttttatttttttaatgatttcTTCGTCTTCATTTATTGGGTGTTCCAAATGATTATGtcttaaaaatttacttcTGTTATAATAGGAAGGTACTAATATTCTCAGAAATTTAActtctcttctttttatctttttcttttttttaaacataccTATTAAAACATACTACAatttaatagaaatatatttataaaataaaatattacattaattacaagtttatgttatttttaatattttagttttattttactttaataaaaaaggaaaatactATAATAACTAGAAAGCTTGTTAAAATATACGATATGTGGGCGTTATATTGATTTCCTTCTGTATCTGcaatatcttttaaaatttatatattatttagcatatacatttcaaaaatataataataagtaaaataagtGATACCTGGTCTTTTAGAgggtataataaaaacagaaCTTGAATCAGGTTTTAATGCTTCATCAGATGGTATAGTAGTTATATGACCAGTACTTTCTCCTAATCCACGAGTTATTGGACGATGTTCTACAGGATCAGATTCAGTCATTGAAGTAGGTTGTTCTGAATTTTTAGGAAACTTTGATTTTTCAGATTCTGCAATTGGGGAATCTACAGCTGATCCAGGTAATTTTCCTGTACTTATAGTTTCAGATGTTTCAAGTAATGATGTCCTGAAGTTGAAGCTTCTTCTTGTAGTGTACTTTGATTTTCAGACGCATTTCCTCTTACTCCTAAGGATATGTCTTCTCCTTTTCCTTCTCCTCTTATCTCTTTTCCATCTTCTTCTTCAAATGGAACTGAAACTGAAGGTAAAGCTTCAGAAAGTTCACTATATATTTCAGGATTCAGCAAGTTATTAATTGGTATTGAAAATTTCAATTTCCTTTGTTCATATGaggaatttttttgaatgagCTCTCTTTTTCcctcaaaatattttttcctatcATTAATCCagatattatattctttaagTATTTTCATACAAGCTGGATCATTATTACAactatatgtattattttctgTAAGGAAGGATTTTAGTCGATTGAGctctctattttttttttcatgaaaATCTTTTACCTCATAACTTAATTCTAAAAGATTTCTCTCATTCTGCTTTATAATCATAGGGCATTCCCCATGTCTAGTTAGATCTTTATATTGAATTTTATACCAATTCTTTAGTGCTAAGTCCCATTTAGATTGATCAATATGTGCGGGTGCGTGGCTTTTCCCAATGATATAATCAGCCAGATCTAAGCAagtttttctaaattttcttttatttttctcaacTCTTAAGGAagaagttatttttttaatatgttgtCCTATGCTTGTAAATCTGggatttaaaatatattgcacTGACGAAGAACCAAATCCATGCAAACCCTagattcaaaaaaattattaggaATTATTTAAgccttaatttttaattaactaatcttttgtttttaccACAAACTTAAAAATTGAGTATAAAtttagatatattaaaaaacattaaattttACCAAATCCATGATAAAGCTACATTATTACTATAGGTAATTCTAAATAACTATCTGAActaacaataaaattatataacattttatttatcgatagagtaattttaaattctaatatattaattaaacgaaattttaaaattatcaacATTACAGAAATTTATAtgagaattataaaaatttttaatactttaatatttattttatattcttgatatcctttttgtattaaaaaCTTATGTCACAAGAAGAGATATATCCTAATCCTAATTTggtattaaataaatgtaagtatatatttttatgtaaaattcatacctctttttaaaaaaaaaaacccaatagctaataataaaaaattacagtaGAAGTAACATTAATAAGACATAcatcatttatacataaaattaacaataatatacgtaatataacatttttttttattttttttgtactaaCACCTATATTTATAGTTATTTTTACTTGAATGCAAATAATAACTTTAATCTATTACTTGTTCagaaacatataatttataagcAAAATCGTTATAAATACTTATAGTATGTTCCTCTTTATTGTCTTTTGTG contains the following coding sequences:
- the PmUG01_00061800 gene encoding STP1 protein — translated: MLIILKFRLINILEFKITLSINKMLYNFIVSSDSYLELPIGLHGFGSSSVQYILNPRFTSIGQHIKKITSSLRVEKNKRKFRKTCLDLADYIIGKSHAPAHIDQSKWDLALKNWYKIQYKDLTRHGECPMIIKQNERNLLELSYEVKDFHEKKNRELNRLKSFLTENNTYSCNNDPACMKILKEYNIWINDRKKYFEGKRELIQKNSSYEQRKLKFSIPINNLLNPEIYSELSEALPSVSVPFEEEDGKEIRGEGKGEDISLGVRGNASENQKSEKSKFPKNSEQPTSMTESDPVEHRPITRGLGESTGHITTIPSDEALKPDSSSVFIIPSKRPDTEGNQYNAHISYILTSFLVIIVFSFFIKYVLIGMFKKKKKIKRREVKFLRILVPSYYNRSKFLRHNHLEHPINEDEEIIKKIKIQEHNMNKNENVLYGKKDRSITIIEVHMEILEECRNKEWEYNKGEFLAICQEVLTKKENGTYTNLKDDEVVMDNIKSTNEIEKQKSLWSKWVERHKMFLEKLRKKDWFNNLKNDWKEERSYIKNSEKLRKYLSNENEKDPFLERKKDIWRRWVSRKGTIVEKYLEEDLFEKLREEIYNMIDTYENEGRKDDILFMNKEELENKENYEVLYKYFKTKLLEKLCILVFMMVLEECKNEEYIENMESHFDNSINECITGKNLDIKPEIEENLTDINGDVLGNIKNNKNYAYEGEDCFREELKEWIRENDAYINSLDSDNNIDECYQVVE